The genomic region TAAGCAGGAAAGCCTTCTATCGGCTTCCAATCTGTATTAAAATTCCATTCTCCGTGTTCTTCATCCGATAAGCTGGCTCCATACAAATGAGAAAAAGGTTTTTTGCGGGCTGAATATGGAAATAAAAGAGATACTATTCCGGCCATGGGAAGCAAAAACATCCGTTGCCAAAAGTTAATATTAAACTCCAGGAATGGAGAATTAAGCACGAGCTTCTCTACATGGTCTTTGTACTGTCCTGTGTTTAGATAAACACTGGCAATCAATCCCCCTGTAGAATGGCCTAAAAGGATTATGTTTAGTTCATTTTTGGTATTAATGATTTCAATAGACCGATCGATTTCTTCAAAATATTCGGTAATGGAACGGCAGTAGTTGGGGTGCTGATGGGGTAAAAGAGATCGTCCGTACTTTCGCAAATCCAAGGCGTAAAAATTGTAGCCGTGACTGTGAAATTCTTCTGCTAGATGAGCCTGGAAAAAATAATCATTGAATCCATGAAGATATAAAACCGGCCGGCAACCGGGCTTATTCCAATTAGAAGAAATAAGAGTAGCAATTACCCGACCTTCATAATCCGTGCCAAGTTCTAACGTTTTTTCGCTAAAATCAGCCAGTGTCATTCCACTCATTTAATTTCCTTGACCCGTCCAATTTGTCCGTCAGTGAGTCGTACTTTTATACCGTGCGGATGTGTTGCGCTTTTGGTTAAAATATTTTGAACAATGCCAAAAGTAAGATGGCCTGTACGTTGATCTTTTTTGAGTACAATTCCAACTTCCATTCCGGGCTTAATATTTACTCTGGCAGTACCGTCCATTAGTTTATATCCTCAGATCTTTTTTTTATTGGTGAGAAGGATGTTTTGATTAACCCTGGCAAAACCTTCTCTTCATTATTCTTATTCTAATTTTCCGGGTTTTTAATTCAGCCATAACAACCTTTAATATTTATTACGGTTTTAATGTTTGGGATTTTAGCTGTTACATACTATATACTCAACCATGAATAATCCACTAAAAAAATATTTTGGCCCCAGTACTTTGGTGGCCGCAGCTTTTATTGGTCCCGGAACAGTAACAGTATGTACGTTAGCAGGTGTTCGGTCGGGATATATGTTGCTTTGGGCGCTTTTATTTTCGGTAATAGCGACTATCGTATTACAAGAAATGACCGGCCGTTTGGGTATTATCACCCGCAAAGGATTTGGAGAGGCTATTCGTGAGCAATTGGGAAATCCGATTATTAAAACCATAGGCATCTTGTTGGTATTCAGTGCCATTGTGATAGGAAATATTGCCTATGAGGGAGGCAATATCTCCGGAGCCGTA from Gracilimonas sp. harbors:
- a CDS encoding YwbE family protein, which produces MDGTARVNIKPGMEVGIVLKKDQRTGHLTFGIVQNILTKSATHPHGIKVRLTDGQIGRVKEIK
- a CDS encoding alpha/beta hydrolase, whose product is MSGMTLADFSEKTLELGTDYEGRVIATLISSNWNKPGCRPVLYLHGFNDYFFQAHLAEEFHSHGYNFYALDLRKYGRSLLPHQHPNYCRSITEYFEEIDRSIEIINTKNELNIILLGHSTGGLIASVYLNTGQYKDHVEKLVLNSPFLEFNINFWQRMFLLPMAGIVSLLFPYSARKKPFSHLYGASLSDEEHGEWNFNTDWKPIEGFPAYFKWVYAVNRAQKKLHMVSNIKVPILILHSDSSSTPKNWNDILLKTDMVLNIDHIKKFGKKLGPDVTFTEIPEAIHDVFLSPKNVRKQAFEQMFNWLK